In Pseudomonas sp. DNDY-54, a genomic segment contains:
- a CDS encoding MerR family transcriptional regulator has translation MPRFSDASLDEDLADGWVPIREVARLTGVNPVTLRAWERRYGLIVPRRTPKGHRLYDQGHVQRIQGIVNWLNRGVAVSQVKPLLDGRQAVILGEHNQWSGLQEEMMLAVAQLSERRLDESFNRALAIYPPRTLCEHLLMPLMLGLEQRWVDGFGAELERGLFNSWLRTKVGMRLYHNNRQQNGAPLLLISLSEQHFEPGLWLCAWLVSNTGCPVEIIEWPVALTELPLSLELLAPRGLLLYASQSLDAGYLRRQLPRLVPHAALPVLLAGPAASIHQLELQDLPDLTLANDPLSAVEALQANQLIG, from the coding sequence ATGCCCCGTTTCTCTGATGCCAGCCTCGATGAAGATCTCGCAGACGGCTGGGTTCCAATCCGCGAAGTGGCCCGTCTGACGGGCGTCAACCCGGTCACGCTGCGAGCGTGGGAGCGCCGCTATGGTTTGATCGTGCCCAGGCGCACGCCGAAAGGTCATCGGCTGTATGACCAAGGTCATGTGCAACGCATCCAGGGCATCGTCAACTGGCTCAACCGAGGCGTTGCGGTAAGCCAAGTCAAACCGCTGCTGGACGGCAGACAGGCCGTAATCCTGGGTGAACACAATCAATGGAGCGGGCTGCAGGAGGAGATGATGCTTGCGGTCGCTCAGCTGTCTGAACGCCGCCTCGATGAAAGCTTCAACCGAGCCTTGGCGATCTATCCGCCTCGCACGCTTTGCGAGCATTTGCTTATGCCGCTCATGCTGGGTCTCGAACAGCGCTGGGTCGACGGGTTTGGTGCCGAACTCGAGCGCGGCCTCTTCAATTCCTGGCTACGCACCAAGGTCGGTATGCGCCTCTACCACAACAACCGTCAGCAAAACGGTGCGCCGCTGTTGCTGATCAGCCTGAGCGAACAGCACTTCGAGCCTGGTCTCTGGCTCTGTGCCTGGCTCGTCTCAAACACGGGCTGCCCCGTGGAAATAATCGAGTGGCCCGTTGCCCTGACAGAACTGCCCCTGAGCCTTGAACTACTGGCACCGCGCGGACTATTGCTATACGCGAGCCAATCGCTGGATGCCGGCTACCTCAGGCGCCAGTTGCCTCGACTGGTTCCCCACGCCGCATTACCCGTGCTGCTGGCTGGCCCAGCCGCCAGCATTCATCAGCTCGAGCTTCAGGATCTCCCTGATCTGACGCTGGCGAACGACCCTCTTAGCGCGGTTGAAGCTTTGCAAGCCAACCAGCTGATCGGCTGA
- the phrB gene encoding deoxyribodipyrimidine photo-lyase, whose product MNQLFWLRSDLRVADNTALAAAMNAGPTIALYLITPTQWLAHDDAACKIDFRLRNLRALSARLAALNVPMLIRCVADWQAVPAQILGICHEHHVDGVHINDEYGVNEQRRDDATAEALQRNGKTLHRHLDQLLFAPGSVKTLAGECFKVFSQFRKVCYARLSYSLPHCLPVPAAQAPMCIASDPVPNTVDGFALPDDALQAYWPAGEDAALTRLGAFAQQALADYQLSRDFPAEPGTSQISPYLAAGVVSPRQCLHAALAENQGELDSGNPGAVTWINELLWREFYKHILVSYPRVSMGRAFRTETDALPWRHAPDELIAWQQGRTGFPIIDAAMRQLLSTGWMHNRLRMVTAMFLSKNLLIDWREGERWFMQHLIDGDLAANNGGWQWSASTGTDSVPYFRLFNPLSQSTRFDPDGRFLRHWLPELGHLNGREIHNPAKQNGLFASIDYPPPVVDLPMSRARALTAFRQLGETL is encoded by the coding sequence ATGAACCAACTTTTCTGGCTACGCAGCGACCTGCGTGTGGCCGACAACACGGCGCTCGCCGCTGCGATGAACGCCGGACCGACGATTGCCCTGTACCTCATCACCCCGACGCAATGGCTGGCCCATGACGATGCCGCATGCAAAATCGATTTTCGCCTGCGCAACCTGCGGGCGCTTTCGGCTCGCCTCGCCGCGCTGAACGTACCCATGCTGATCCGCTGTGTGGCCGATTGGCAGGCGGTGCCTGCGCAGATCCTAGGGATCTGTCACGAGCATCACGTTGACGGTGTGCATATCAACGACGAATACGGGGTAAACGAACAGCGCCGGGATGACGCAACCGCAGAAGCGCTGCAGCGGAACGGGAAGACACTGCATCGCCATTTGGACCAACTGCTTTTTGCACCCGGCAGCGTGAAGACACTGGCAGGCGAATGCTTCAAGGTTTTCAGCCAGTTCCGCAAGGTCTGCTACGCGCGGCTGAGCTATTCATTGCCGCATTGTTTGCCCGTCCCGGCAGCGCAAGCGCCTATGTGTATTGCAAGCGATCCGGTTCCGAATACGGTGGATGGCTTCGCCCTGCCTGACGATGCGTTGCAGGCGTACTGGCCGGCCGGCGAGGATGCTGCGCTAACCCGCTTGGGAGCGTTTGCGCAGCAAGCATTGGCTGATTACCAGCTGAGTCGCGATTTTCCCGCCGAGCCAGGGACCAGCCAGATATCGCCCTACCTCGCTGCAGGCGTCGTCTCGCCGCGTCAGTGCCTGCACGCGGCGCTGGCTGAAAATCAGGGGGAGCTCGACAGCGGCAATCCGGGGGCGGTTACCTGGATCAACGAACTGCTATGGCGCGAATTCTACAAACACATCCTGGTCAGCTATCCGCGCGTGTCGATGGGCCGTGCCTTTCGAACCGAGACGGACGCCTTGCCCTGGCGCCACGCGCCCGACGAGCTGATCGCCTGGCAGCAAGGCCGTACCGGCTTTCCCATCATTGACGCTGCCATGCGCCAGCTTCTATCGACCGGCTGGATGCACAACCGCCTGCGCATGGTGACTGCCATGTTTCTGAGCAAGAACCTGCTGATCGACTGGCGCGAAGGTGAGCGCTGGTTCATGCAGCATCTGATTGACGGCGATCTTGCGGCAAACAATGGCGGATGGCAGTGGAGCGCTTCAACCGGAACCGATTCGGTGCCCTATTTCCGGTTGTTCAACCCACTTAGCCAGTCGACACGGTTCGACCCGGACGGGCGCTTTCTACGCCATTGGCTGCCGGAACTGGGCCATCTGAACGGACGGGAAATCCATAACCCCGCAAAGCAAAACGGACTGTTTGCCTCCATTGACTACCCGCCACCCGTTGTTGATCTGCCTATGAGCCGCGCGCGGGCGCTCACAGCCTTTCGGCAGCTGGGAGAGACGCTGTGA
- a CDS encoding methyl-accepting chemotaxis protein, which yields MSTAIEEVASHADQAAQAAQSANIKAEQGRVAVSTSLEEISRLAHRIDGTDEVMQDLAMQSEQIGRVMEVIRSIADQTNLLALNAAIEAARAGDQGRGFAVVADEVRNLARKTAASTSEIQEIISRLQQGSRKAAESMQESRDSVTSCVADSQQTAALLASVAGEINAISQMNELIAAATHQQTAVSADVARHLQSVQTIADQNAADANRLDQDSSSLSALASRLGALSGRFALS from the coding sequence ATGTCGACCGCCATCGAAGAAGTCGCCAGCCACGCTGACCAAGCCGCACAGGCTGCGCAGTCGGCCAACATCAAAGCCGAACAGGGACGTGTTGCGGTATCGACCAGCCTCGAGGAAATCAGCCGACTCGCCCATCGCATTGACGGTACTGACGAGGTGATGCAGGACCTGGCGATGCAATCCGAACAAATCGGCCGGGTAATGGAGGTGATCCGAAGCATCGCCGACCAGACCAACCTGCTCGCCCTCAATGCTGCAATCGAAGCGGCCCGAGCCGGCGACCAAGGTCGAGGCTTCGCCGTCGTCGCCGATGAAGTGCGCAACCTGGCGCGCAAGACAGCCGCCTCCACCAGTGAAATCCAGGAGATCATCAGCCGGCTGCAACAAGGCAGCCGCAAGGCCGCCGAATCCATGCAGGAAAGCCGGGACAGCGTCACCAGCTGCGTTGCGGACAGCCAGCAGACCGCAGCGCTGCTCGCGTCCGTCGCTGGAGAGATCAACGCAATCAGCCAGATGAACGAGCTGATTGCCGCGGCGACACATCAACAGACTGCCGTGTCGGCTGATGTCGCGCGTCACCTGCAAAGTGTTCAGACCATCGCCGACCAGAACGCAGCGGACGCAAATCGCCTCGATCAAGACAGCAGCAGCCTCAGCGCGTTGGCCTCACGACTGGGGGCACTCAGTGGTCGCTTTGCGCTGAGCTAA
- a CDS encoding SIR2 family NAD-dependent protein deacylase: MIPDALINAVRDARHIVIFTGAGVSAESGIPTFRDPLTGLWERFDAASLATPEAFRADPALVWGWYEWRRMKVLQAEPNPAHRAIVELARHVPHLTLVTQNVDDLHERAGSTDVLHLHGSLHQPRCFTCGKPPEEPLGTPDEPEGGRRLQPPQCERCGGHLRPGVVWFGESLPAYQLDAAFAAAKDCDVLISIGTSGFVYPAAEVPNLAWQAGAVVAHVNPLANISRGEREYALAGAAGETLPMLIERAFGRTGS; encoded by the coding sequence ATGATTCCAGATGCGTTGATCAATGCCGTGCGCGACGCGCGCCATATTGTGATCTTCACCGGCGCGGGCGTGTCGGCCGAAAGCGGGATACCGACTTTTCGCGACCCGCTGACCGGCCTCTGGGAGCGCTTCGACGCAGCCTCATTGGCGACGCCGGAAGCCTTCCGCGCCGACCCAGCGCTGGTATGGGGCTGGTATGAATGGCGAAGAATGAAAGTCCTGCAAGCCGAGCCCAATCCGGCGCACCGTGCCATCGTCGAATTGGCCCGCCACGTACCGCATCTCACGCTCGTGACACAGAACGTTGACGACTTGCATGAGCGCGCCGGCAGCACCGATGTTCTCCATCTTCACGGCAGCTTGCATCAACCGCGCTGTTTCACGTGCGGTAAACCACCTGAAGAGCCGTTAGGCACACCCGACGAGCCTGAGGGCGGTCGCCGGCTTCAACCGCCGCAATGTGAGCGCTGCGGTGGGCACTTACGTCCCGGCGTGGTCTGGTTTGGCGAGAGTCTTCCTGCCTATCAGCTGGACGCTGCGTTTGCAGCGGCGAAAGACTGTGACGTGCTGATATCGATAGGCACTTCAGGCTTTGTCTACCCGGCGGCGGAAGTACCGAACCTCGCCTGGCAAGCCGGCGCGGTCGTTGCGCACGTCAACCCCCTCGCGAATATCAGCCGTGGCGAACGGGAGTATGCGCTGGCCGGCGCGGCGGGTGAAACCCTGCCAATGCTCATCGAGCGGGCATTCGGACGCACCGGAAGTTGA
- a CDS encoding glutathione S-transferase — MLKLWGRTNSTNVKKALWCLEELQIPYTRVDAGGAFGVVDETHYIAKNPNKLVPCLEDGELVLWESNAIVRYLAAQYGQGSLWESHPAQRAQADKWMDWVTATLAAPFRPVFWNIVRTAPEQRDMASVQASLDACGKLLAIPDQALATQPYLSGESLGMGDIPLGCYAYAWFEMPIERPDLPHLRRWYEQLQRRPGYQTAVVTPLT, encoded by the coding sequence ATGCTGAAACTCTGGGGACGCACGAACTCGACCAACGTTAAGAAAGCGCTCTGGTGTCTGGAAGAACTGCAGATCCCCTACACACGGGTCGATGCGGGTGGGGCGTTCGGCGTAGTCGACGAGACGCACTACATCGCCAAGAACCCCAACAAGTTGGTGCCGTGTCTTGAGGATGGCGAGCTGGTTCTGTGGGAGTCCAACGCCATCGTGCGGTACCTGGCGGCACAATATGGTCAGGGCTCGCTATGGGAATCCCATCCTGCCCAGCGTGCGCAGGCGGACAAGTGGATGGATTGGGTTACGGCGACACTCGCCGCACCCTTCCGACCGGTCTTCTGGAATATCGTCCGCACCGCGCCGGAACAGCGTGACATGGCCTCTGTGCAGGCGTCATTGGATGCGTGCGGGAAGCTGCTCGCTATTCCTGACCAGGCGCTGGCGACACAACCGTATCTCTCCGGCGAATCCTTGGGCATGGGCGACATTCCGCTGGGCTGCTATGCCTATGCCTGGTTTGAAATGCCAATCGAACGGCCGGACTTGCCTCACCTGCGGCGCTGGTATGAACAGCTGCAACGCCGGCCGGGGTATCAGACGGCGGTGGTTACACCGCTGACCTGA
- a CDS encoding DEAD/DEAH box helicase, producing the protein MLSAVKRYKRLLSGALARCFPRTSAYVKSEEDLVLRRWPSAKAKQSVKQIATRSKKQPGRVPAKASRTPTPSHAVNTPPKSRAKTRKDSSEGLYGPGKLTVDDSQTQAMRLRVGRAVEAGVICAPSDEQWAMILSDSPVTRIFAGAGSGKSTTLVLRVVFMLCHMSIAPERLTVISFTNASCAQLREQLVRVLGFWNVDFDPATARHCVRTFHSAMASLAKEVLGKPVWFEQLDEKGASPTELDNPLTSSRLRPAQQRLLKQAYQSCYGENEAFRAQVHTLLQLPQPDESGGKRTAKAPLDGFKLAGEFTPMPLYEAFYAQAGFIESIGIRIEQIEPARMECSARERSFVEALILFWRRFQALLESQGLITFNGAFQTLTQRLTASGRDASSNALAPFSHLLIDEFQDISPQIVQWLQAVHSALVRQGEAVSLMAIGDDWQSIYGWRGSSPELFMDFDKYFPGRGASKKSRVLMLETNYRSIEPIIRDGESVLAGVTFKQAKTSKAAKAAQPGDHGAKLVTRFDVSARLPQLIKEIHAQCEHVSNRPNADRNAVLVLSRRNEPLRAIEAQLDRKLPVKTYTIHRAKGLQAEVVFIVDDCLPPERHPLRNALYAYCGFFRNSYDQAMADESLRLAYVAITRGVSRVFWYTQKAQGATRVLADKGKAR; encoded by the coding sequence CGAGTCGAACACCCACGCCATCGCATGCCGTTAACACGCCGCCCAAGTCTCGCGCTAAAACCCGAAAAGACTCCAGCGAAGGTCTCTACGGCCCAGGAAAGCTGACGGTCGATGACTCGCAGACTCAGGCGATGCGCCTGCGTGTTGGCCGGGCTGTCGAGGCTGGTGTGATCTGCGCGCCGTCAGACGAACAGTGGGCGATGATCCTGAGCGACAGTCCAGTGACGAGGATCTTTGCTGGTGCGGGCTCGGGCAAATCCACCACGCTGGTGCTCCGCGTCGTATTCATGCTGTGCCACATGAGCATCGCGCCAGAACGACTGACGGTGATCTCATTTACAAACGCGTCCTGCGCGCAACTACGCGAGCAGTTGGTTCGTGTGCTGGGGTTCTGGAATGTCGATTTCGATCCCGCCACTGCGCGACACTGCGTGCGGACCTTCCATTCGGCAATGGCGTCGCTGGCCAAGGAGGTACTGGGCAAGCCGGTGTGGTTCGAGCAGTTGGATGAGAAGGGCGCATCGCCTACCGAACTGGATAATCCGCTCACGTCCTCGCGCTTGCGACCTGCGCAGCAACGCCTGCTTAAGCAGGCGTACCAGAGCTGCTATGGCGAAAACGAGGCGTTTCGCGCGCAGGTGCATACCTTGTTGCAGTTGCCACAACCAGACGAGTCGGGCGGTAAACGCACCGCCAAAGCACCATTGGACGGTTTCAAGCTGGCCGGCGAATTCACGCCGATGCCGCTGTACGAAGCGTTCTATGCGCAAGCGGGCTTCATCGAGAGCATCGGCATCCGGATCGAGCAGATTGAGCCTGCACGGATGGAGTGCTCGGCGCGGGAGCGCTCCTTCGTCGAGGCGTTGATATTGTTCTGGAGACGCTTCCAGGCGCTGCTTGAGAGTCAAGGTCTGATTACCTTCAATGGCGCGTTTCAAACGCTGACGCAGCGATTGACTGCCTCCGGTCGCGACGCGTCGTCCAACGCGTTGGCACCTTTCAGTCATCTGCTGATCGACGAATTCCAGGACATTTCACCGCAAATTGTTCAATGGCTTCAGGCCGTGCACAGCGCATTGGTACGCCAGGGTGAGGCGGTCAGTCTGATGGCCATCGGTGATGATTGGCAGTCGATCTATGGTTGGCGCGGCAGTTCTCCGGAGCTGTTCATGGATTTCGACAAGTATTTCCCTGGCCGCGGGGCCTCGAAGAAAAGCAGGGTGTTGATGCTGGAAACCAATTACCGGTCGATCGAGCCCATCATCCGGGACGGAGAGTCGGTGTTGGCTGGGGTGACGTTCAAGCAAGCCAAAACCAGCAAAGCCGCAAAGGCGGCACAGCCGGGAGATCATGGGGCGAAGCTGGTAACCCGCTTCGATGTGAGCGCGCGCCTGCCTCAACTAATCAAGGAGATTCACGCTCAGTGCGAACACGTCTCCAATCGCCCGAACGCCGATCGAAACGCCGTGCTGGTGCTGAGCCGGCGTAACGAACCCCTGCGCGCGATCGAGGCGCAGTTGGACCGCAAATTACCGGTCAAGACCTACACCATCCACCGTGCGAAAGGGCTGCAGGCTGAGGTGGTATTCATCGTCGATGACTGCCTGCCCCCGGAACGCCACCCGTTGCGCAATGCGCTGTACGCCTATTGCGGTTTCTTTCGTAACAGTTATGACCAGGCCATGGCTGACGAAAGTCTGAGGCTCGCTTATGTCGCGATCACGCGTGGTGTCAGCCGTGTATTCTGGTACACGCAGAAAGCCCAGGGTGCGACGCGGGTGCTGGCGGATAAAGGGAAGGCTCGATAG